In Nitrospirota bacterium, one DNA window encodes the following:
- a CDS encoding flagellar motor protein MotB, with protein MGKKKHEEHENHERWLVSYADFITLLFAFFVVMYSISSVNEGKFRTVSESIKAALNPIVSPPASPTPFQVGANKPTTIVPNVIPSRDMAVRRLRQALKALQVSARIEPILMTEPGESTIVLSLPELVLFESGAAVLRPEALPFLQTLAEVLVELDRQVRVQGHTDNVPIRSAQFPSNWELSSMRAVMVVRALGELYGVSMQNLSAVGYADSRPLVPNETAENRAKNRRVEIVVLEKKWIPPPVDAAGQPIVPEGAAVSSDGSMQGQSTMSGDIPSRLMSPSSLPH; from the coding sequence ATGGGCAAAAAGAAACACGAAGAACACGAAAATCACGAGCGGTGGCTGGTGTCCTATGCCGACTTCATCACCCTGCTCTTTGCGTTTTTCGTCGTCATGTACTCGATCTCCTCGGTGAACGAGGGCAAGTTTCGCACGGTGAGTGAGTCTATTAAGGCAGCCTTAAATCCAATCGTCAGTCCGCCTGCTTCCCCCACGCCGTTTCAAGTCGGTGCCAACAAGCCGACCACCATTGTGCCCAATGTGATCCCCTCAAGGGATATGGCGGTCCGACGTCTGCGTCAGGCCCTGAAGGCGCTCCAGGTGTCTGCCAGAATCGAACCAATCCTAATGACCGAGCCGGGAGAGAGCACCATTGTCCTCTCGCTGCCGGAGTTGGTCCTGTTCGAGAGCGGAGCGGCGGTGCTTCGTCCCGAGGCCCTGCCATTTCTCCAGACGCTTGCTGAGGTGCTGGTCGAACTCGATCGTCAGGTCAGGGTGCAAGGCCATACGGACAATGTGCCGATCCGGTCGGCGCAGTTTCCCTCGAATTGGGAACTCTCTTCGATGCGAGCGGTGATGGTCGTCCGGGCATTAGGTGAACTGTACGGGGTGTCGATGCAGAACCTGTCGGCCGTCGGGTATGCCGATTCCAGACCGCTCGTGCCCAACGAGACAGCGGAGAATCGGGCGAAAAATCGTCGGGTCGAAATCGTCGTGCTGGAAAAGAAATGGATCCCTCCACCAGTCGATGCGGCAGGCCAGCCAATAGTCCCCGAGGGGGCAGCCGTCTCTTCGGACGGATCAATGCAGGGGCAATCCACTATGTCAGGAGATATTCCCTCCAGGTTGATGTCCCCCTCGTCGTTGCCCCACTAG
- a CDS encoding flagellar motor protein: MDIATILGIVLALGSIVGGQALEGGHLSSIMQLTAFIIVMGGTIGAVCVQNPLSVVLKGISMISLGIINPKHDNKGTIKTILDLANVSRKQGLLALEGKLKDIHDPFFRKGVQLIVDGTDPKVVHEILEIDVEHHEEEGLNAAKVWEAAGGYAPTVGIIGAVLGLIHVMENLADPSKLGGGIAVAFVATVYGVAAANLFFLPLASKMKFKIKEEAGSRMMIIMGLVGLAQGENPRLLQEKLEGFLPESERTKEAKK, translated from the coding sequence GTGGATATTGCAACAATTCTAGGAATCGTCCTCGCACTCGGCTCCATCGTCGGGGGGCAGGCCCTCGAAGGCGGCCATCTCAGCTCTATCATGCAGCTCACCGCCTTCATCATCGTGATGGGTGGCACCATCGGGGCGGTCTGCGTGCAGAATCCGCTGTCCGTCGTGTTGAAAGGGATCTCGATGATCAGCCTCGGCATCATCAATCCGAAACACGACAACAAGGGCACCATCAAGACGATCCTCGATCTGGCGAACGTGTCTCGCAAACAAGGGCTGCTGGCGCTTGAAGGTAAACTGAAAGACATCCACGATCCGTTTTTCCGTAAAGGTGTGCAATTGATCGTCGATGGGACCGACCCCAAGGTGGTGCATGAGATCCTGGAGATCGACGTCGAACATCACGAGGAAGAAGGCCTCAACGCCGCGAAGGTCTGGGAGGCCGCAGGCGGCTATGCGCCGACCGTCGGTATCATCGGCGCGGTGCTCGGGTTGATTCACGTCATGGAAAACCTGGCAGATCCCTCCAAGCTTGGAGGCGGCATTGCCGTCGCCTTCGTGGCGACGGTCTACGGTGTCGCCGCAGCCAATCTATTTTTTCTTCCGCTGGCCAGCAAGATGAAATTCAAGATCAAGGAAGAAGCGGGCTCGCGCATGATGATCATCATGGGACTCGTGGGATTAGCGCAAGGCGAGAACCCGCGCCTCTTACAGGAAAAACTCGAGGGCTTCCTGCCGGAGTCTGAACGTACGAAAGAAGCCAAGAAGTGA